Part of the Poseidonibacter antarcticus genome is shown below.
AAAGTTTTTTTTTAAAGTGAATTAAAAAAATTTTATCTCAGAATAAATTGGTTATGAGTATGAATTTTAGTTATCACTTCAATATGAAAGAATTTTAGGAAGACTAAGTATTGTAATTATATAATAAATTAAAAGGTATTTTTTGACAAATATTTATAATAACAATGTATCAACAACAGAAGATTATTTGGAATATCTCTATAGTAATAAATTTCAAAAAAGCAAATATCTTAAAGATGAAGAAGTAATAAAGATTTGTGATAATGCAGGGGTATTTAAATTAAAAGGTTATGTTAAAGAGATAAAACATCAATCTATAAAAAATATAGATGATGTATTAGCTATATACCTATTTGACAGGTATTTTTCAAAAATCATTTTCGATTTATCAAGTAGAATTGAATCAAAATTGAAAAGTGTTTTAATTAATGAATGTTATAAAAGAACAAACAATAACTTTTTTTATTTAATGGCAAAAAATCATAAGTGGACTAATTATAGCATTGATATACCAACAATTAGGAACTGGAAAGTTCATACTTCTAGTATGAGCCAAACAGAAGCATATAGTCATTATATATTATTTTATTTACAAAATTATAATTTTAATTCAAATAAAAATATGCATTTACAAAATACATCTCTTATTAATATTGATGATAATGAATATAATTATCCTCCCTTTAAATACTTAATAGAAGGTGCTACTTTAGGTTGTGTAATATCTTTTATAAGAAGTTTAAAGATTGGAAATACGGATATATATAGTAAAACAGCAACTAACTTTGGATTAGGGAATAATGATAAGTTTTTAAATTACTTAAAAAGACTAAATGAAATTAGAAATAGAGTTGCACATGGTGGTAGAATTTTCAACCGTACTTTTAGGAGTGCCACAGGAGTAGGTAAATATCAGCTTTTAAGAAAGAAAATAAATAATCATAAGTCATTAGATGTATATATATTTTTATTTTTTATGTTAAACCAACTCGATGAATATAAGAGTATTGAAGAATTTAAAAATATTCAAATTAAAAAACTATTTATAGAATTTAAAGAAGATTATATTTCTAATAGAGAATCTTTTGGACTTTTAGAAAAGTTAGAAAAGGAAAGTTTTCAAAATATTGGGAAAATCATTTATTCAAAAATGTGTAGATAAAAAAATAGCCAGTCTTGTAAACATAGAGGTTAGAATACTAAATCGTATAAAAACTTATCATTTACAGCGGACTGGCGTTAGTTATAAAAATATTATAATATAATCATCCATAAATTAAGTTTAATTTGAATGCATAATTTATTAACAGTGTAACTTTTAGTATCTTTTCTATTCTAACTTGATAATGATCTTGTTACCAATAGGACATAAAAATATTGATTGAGAGGTAACTATTTGGACCAAAGGATAGTATCTGCTGATTGAATAATAAGATTACTGTTATCTCGCATATCCCTAAGTGAACCATAAAAAAGATTTTTCTGTGACGTTATAGCTAATAATAAGCTTTAAATGCTTTAATTACAGGTTTGTTTAGTCTTCTACGATTAACTAAATAAAATTTTAAAATTCATATTCAAGAAAAATTAGAAAAGTGTTCTTGAAAATTGATTATGAGAGGTTCACTAAAATAACTTTTGATATAATGTATTATATTATAATTTATTGGACTAGAATTGGAAAATTTAAATGAATTAAAAGCTATTTTACACTCAAAAAGAGCAAATATATACTATCTTGAATATTGTCGTGTTATGCAAAAAGATGGCAGGATTCTTTATCTTAGTGAAGCTAAGAAAGAGTATCAGTACTGGAATATCCCAATTGCAAATACTACTTGTTTACTTTTAGGTACAGGAACGTCAATTACACAAGCTGCAATGAGAATGTTAGCTCAAGCTGGGGTACTTGTTGGTTTTTGTGGAGGTGGTGCAACTCCTTTGTTTATGGCAAATGAAATTGAATGGTTTACTCCCCAAAGTGAATATAGACCTACTGAATATATTCAAGGATGGATGCAATTTTGGTTTGACGAGGCTAAGCGGCTTGAAACTGCAAAAAGATTTCAAATATCTAGAATAGAATTCATACAAAAAGTTTGGGCTAAAGATCGTGAGCTAAGAATAGAAGGTTTCGATGTTAAAGATTCTGTTCTTGGAAACTTATTTTCTACAATTTTAACAAATATTCCAAATGCTTATAATGTTGGTAAACTATTACAACTTGAAGCTGATTTTACTAAGAAACTCTACAAATATGCAGCTTTAAAAACAAATCAAATAGGTTTTACAAGAGAACACAAAAGTGCTGATTTAGCCAATGACTTCTTAAATCATGGGAATTATTTAGCATATGGACTTGGAGCTACTACTCTTTGGGTTCTTGGGATTCCTCATGGTTTTGCAGTGATGCATGGTAAAACTAGAAGGGGAGCATTAGTTTTTGATGTAGCTGATTTAGTAAAAGATGCTTTGGTTTTACCTTGGGCTTTTATCTGTGCTAAAGAGAATATGAGTGAAAAAGAGTTTAGGTCACAATGTTTACAAAATTTTGTTGAACACAAAGCCTTAGATTTTATGTTTAATCAAGTAAAAGAAGCATCTTCATACTATTCAAAAGGTGATGAAATCTTATGATGGTTATTTTTGTCTCACAATGTGAGAAAAATGCATTAAAAAAAACAAGAAGAGTTTTAGATAGTTTTGCAAACCGTATTGGTGACAATACATGGCAAACTATTATCACTCAAGAAGGATTAAATGCTGTTCAAAAACTACTTAGAAAAACAGCTTCAAAAAGTACTGCTGTATCTTGTCATTGGATACGAAGTCGCAGTAGAAGTGATTTCCTATGGGTGGTTGGGAATAAGGATAGATTTAATGAAGAAGGAGTTGTACCAGTTCATTGGACTACAAAAACTATTTTAGATAAGTATAAAGAGAGTGAATGGAAATATTTGCCTTTAATTAAATCATTAACTGCTCTTTCTGCACTTTTTCATGATTGGGGAAAAGCAACGAAACTTTTTCAAGATAAGTTAAAACCAAATAGTAAAATAAAAGCTGATCCAATTCGTCATGAATGGATAAGTTGTATTTTACTTAATGCTTTTATTTCACAAAACAAAGAAAACTGGTTGCATCGTTTAAGTGAAGGAATAATAGATGAGACTTTACTAATAGAATCTACTAGCGATGTAAATGAGAGAGTATTACAAAATCTTCCATCCTCAGCACAACTGGTACTTTGGTTGGTAGTTTCTCACCATAAATTGCCAAGTGTAGCTACTACTAAAAAAGCCATAGTAGATGATGGATGGAATGGTGTTGCTTCTTTTAATATAAAAGAAACTCTTCAATACATTAAAAAATCTTGGGGATATGAAAATATAAGAGATGAAAAAGAGTATAAAAAACGCCTAAAAGAGTGCTTTATATTTCCTAATGGTCTTCTATCTAATTCATCTAAATGGCTAAGCCTTGTTAAGCGTTGGGCAACAAAACTTATTTCTCAACAAACTTTATTAGAAGAAGCAATTAATGATGGTAGTTATAGAGCTGTTTTGCATCATAGCCGACTTTGTTTGATGCTGGGTGATCATAATTATTCTTCAGAAGATAAAAATCCTAATTGGGAAGATGTTACAGGTCTTTTTGCAAATACTGATCCAAAAACAAAAGAGTTGAAGCAAAAACTAGATGAACATTTATGTGGTGTTTATGAAAGGGCTACTGCTGTTGTTCATTATCTACCTATGTTTGAACATGAATCTCCTTTTGTTAAAAATAATAAGATTTTGAAAAGAGCAAGTCCAAAAGAGTTTGCATGGCAAGATAAAGCTGTAACAAAAATAAGAACAGTGATAAATGAAGAGTCTAAAAAAAGAGGATTTTTTGCTGTGAACATGGCAAGTACAGGATGTGGGAAAACTTTTGCAAATGCAAAAGTAATGCAAGCTATTTCAAAAGATGGAGAATCTTTACGGTATGTTTTGGCTTTGGGCTTAAGAACTTTAACTTTACAAACTGGTGATGAGTATAGAAAAAAAATTGAACTAAGTAAAGAAGAACTAGCTGTTATAATTGGTTCTAAAGCAATTATGGAACTTCATAACAATCAAGAAAAGAAAAAAGAAGATGAACAAAAACTTGATTTTGGTTCAGAATCTTTAGAGAGTCTTCTTGATGAAGATGTTTTATATGAGTGCGATATTCCTGAAGATGCATTAAAAACTGTTTTAAAAAAAGAACAAGATAGAAAATTCCTTTATGCACCAGTATTAGTTTGTACAATTGATCATCTTATGGGTGCAGTTACGACTAAGAAGGGTGGTCGTTATATATTGCCTAGTTTAAGAATGCTCTCTTCGGATTTAGTAATAGATGAAATAGATGACTTTACAGGTTCAGATCTTATTGCTATTGGTAGGTTGGTACATTTAGTTGGAATGCTTGGACGAGGTGTAATGATTTCATCAGCAACAATTCCTCCTGATTTGGCTAAAGGATATTTTAATGCTTATAAAAAAGGTTGGCAACTATATGTAAAGAGCCATGAATCAAAAAATAAAATAGTATGTGCTTGGATAGATGAGTTTAAAACAGATGTCAAAGAAATAGAAAGTTTTGAAAGTAAAAAAGCTTTAGATAATTATGAACAAAATCATAATCATTTTATTGATAAACGAATACAAAATCTTGAAAAAGAGCCTATAAAAAGAAAAGTAGAGATAATAGATTGTCATGAAGATATGGAAGATAACGAATTTGAAGAGGATGAAACAAAAACAGAAGTTTATTTTTCTAAAATAGAAGAATCAATTATCAAAAAACATCACCAACATCATACAATTGATAAAGAAAGTAATAAAAAAATATCCTTTGGAGTAGTTAGAGTTGCTAATATTCCACCTTGTGTGGCATTAAGTAAATACTTAATAATGTCTGATCATGATGATATAGAAATAAAGGTTATGGCTTATCATTCAAGTCAAGTGTTGTTATTGCGACATGAACAAGAAAAACATCTTGATGCTGTTTTAAAGAGAAAAGAAAAAGAAGATGAAGAAGCAAAAGCATTTCAGAATCCAATCATTCGTTCACATATAGATTCAAGTAAAACTAAAGATATTATTTTTGTCTTAGTTGCTACTCCCGTAGAAGAAGTTGGTCGCGACCATGATTTTGATTGGGCTATTATAGAACCTTCTTCTTATCGTTCTATTATTCAACTTGCAGGTCGTGTACGAAGACATAGAATAGGGGAAATAAGTGAAGCAAATATTGGATTAATGCAATATAACTATAAAGCTTTTAAAAATAGTGATACCGAAGAAAATAGCTATTTTAATAAACCTGGATATGAAGAAGATATTATACTTAACACTCATAATATTTCAGAATTAATAGATACAGAAAAAATAGCTAAAAGACTAGATGCACAAGCAAGAATCAAAAAATCTCAAAAGCTAGATCCTAAAAATTCATTAATAGATTTAGAACACTATAAAACACAAAAAGACTTGACTTCTTTTGATAAAATAGGAGCTAACACTTTTGAAGGATATTTAAATGAAAGTTGTTTTTTAACAGCTCATCCTTTTTATTATCACCCTTTTAGAGAGAGTTTAAAAAATACAAATATTTTTCTAGTTTATAATCAAAAAGATGACAATTATTGTTTTGCAGAGTTAGATGAATATTCTAAGTTAATAACTAATCAATCAGGTTATCCTTCTAATAGAGAAGACATACTGCAAATAAGTAGAGCAGATGATATTATAGATAAAAGTAAATTATGGTTATATCGAGATTATGATAAATTAGTAGAAAAATATGCTTTAGAAAACAATCAAACAAAAGAGGAAATATCATTGAAATATGGAGAACTAAATTTTGTAGTTTATAAAGATGATGATGAATTTGAATATAGTGACCAATTTGGACTAGTAAAGGTAATAAATGAAAACAAATAAAATTAAAGAGTATATAGATAGTGTTAAAAAGAAAAAAATTAAAATACTATTATCTGATATAGATAAAACAGAAAAATACAAGATTCAGCAAATAAAAGAAAATATAGAATCAGAATTTATTTATAGTAAGTGGATAACAATGTTATTATCAATAAAAAGTATAGATTCATATTTTCCAAAATTAGATGAAGAAAAAAGCCTGTTTGAATTACTGTGTTTAGAGGTATCATATAAACAAAGTTTTAAATTATTATGTGATAGTGAACATCCATTAATTAAAGAAGCACTTAAAGATATTGGTTTAAATAACACTGATATTGAAAAATGCATTGCAAATGTAAAGAATTTTAGTTCAGAAAAATTA
Proteins encoded:
- the cas3f gene encoding type I-F CRISPR-associated helicase Cas3f — translated: MMVIFVSQCEKNALKKTRRVLDSFANRIGDNTWQTIITQEGLNAVQKLLRKTASKSTAVSCHWIRSRSRSDFLWVVGNKDRFNEEGVVPVHWTTKTILDKYKESEWKYLPLIKSLTALSALFHDWGKATKLFQDKLKPNSKIKADPIRHEWISCILLNAFISQNKENWLHRLSEGIIDETLLIESTSDVNERVLQNLPSSAQLVLWLVVSHHKLPSVATTKKAIVDDGWNGVASFNIKETLQYIKKSWGYENIRDEKEYKKRLKECFIFPNGLLSNSSKWLSLVKRWATKLISQQTLLEEAINDGSYRAVLHHSRLCLMLGDHNYSSEDKNPNWEDVTGLFANTDPKTKELKQKLDEHLCGVYERATAVVHYLPMFEHESPFVKNNKILKRASPKEFAWQDKAVTKIRTVINEESKKRGFFAVNMASTGCGKTFANAKVMQAISKDGESLRYVLALGLRTLTLQTGDEYRKKIELSKEELAVIIGSKAIMELHNNQEKKKEDEQKLDFGSESLESLLDEDVLYECDIPEDALKTVLKKEQDRKFLYAPVLVCTIDHLMGAVTTKKGGRYILPSLRMLSSDLVIDEIDDFTGSDLIAIGRLVHLVGMLGRGVMISSATIPPDLAKGYFNAYKKGWQLYVKSHESKNKIVCAWIDEFKTDVKEIESFESKKALDNYEQNHNHFIDKRIQNLEKEPIKRKVEIIDCHEDMEDNEFEEDETKTEVYFSKIEESIIKKHHQHHTIDKESNKKISFGVVRVANIPPCVALSKYLIMSDHDDIEIKVMAYHSSQVLLLRHEQEKHLDAVLKRKEKEDEEAKAFQNPIIRSHIDSSKTKDIIFVLVATPVEEVGRDHDFDWAIIEPSSYRSIIQLAGRVRRHRIGEISEANIGLMQYNYKAFKNSDTEENSYFNKPGYEEDIILNTHNISELIDTEKIAKRLDAQARIKKSQKLDPKNSLIDLEHYKTQKDLTSFDKIGANTFEGYLNESCFLTAHPFYYHPFRESLKNTNIFLVYNQKDDNYCFAELDEYSKLITNQSGYPSNREDILQISRADDIIDKSKLWLYRDYDKLVEKYALENNQTKEEISLKYGELNFVVYKDDDEFEYSDQFGLVKVINENK
- a CDS encoding Abi family protein codes for the protein MTNIYNNNVSTTEDYLEYLYSNKFQKSKYLKDEEVIKICDNAGVFKLKGYVKEIKHQSIKNIDDVLAIYLFDRYFSKIIFDLSSRIESKLKSVLINECYKRTNNNFFYLMAKNHKWTNYSIDIPTIRNWKVHTSSMSQTEAYSHYILFYLQNYNFNSNKNMHLQNTSLINIDDNEYNYPPFKYLIEGATLGCVISFIRSLKIGNTDIYSKTATNFGLGNNDKFLNYLKRLNEIRNRVAHGGRIFNRTFRSATGVGKYQLLRKKINNHKSLDVYIFLFFMLNQLDEYKSIEEFKNIQIKKLFIEFKEDYISNRESFGLLEKLEKESFQNIGKIIYSKMCR
- the cas1f gene encoding type I-F CRISPR-associated endonuclease Cas1f; the protein is MENLNELKAILHSKRANIYYLEYCRVMQKDGRILYLSEAKKEYQYWNIPIANTTCLLLGTGTSITQAAMRMLAQAGVLVGFCGGGATPLFMANEIEWFTPQSEYRPTEYIQGWMQFWFDEAKRLETAKRFQISRIEFIQKVWAKDRELRIEGFDVKDSVLGNLFSTILTNIPNAYNVGKLLQLEADFTKKLYKYAALKTNQIGFTREHKSADLANDFLNHGNYLAYGLGATTLWVLGIPHGFAVMHGKTRRGALVFDVADLVKDALVLPWAFICAKENMSEKEFRSQCLQNFVEHKALDFMFNQVKEASSYYSKGDEIL